In Streptomyces sp. NBC_00414, a single window of DNA contains:
- a CDS encoding lysylphosphatidylglycerol synthase transmembrane domain-containing protein has translation MSLLPLDPVPVPIPRALPTPAPAPSPPPPASPPPSPSRLPSVGRPVRWVLTLSPLVLIAAWATADWHAVRDGTTRLASADPWWLLAAVLFTCLGWVAAACARQGAVVDRLPPGLLLASQFAAGAANHVLPASIGAHAVTLRFLQGRGIPLARATASLALYSLVRPIAKTVVLLVFVVAHPDLLHLGELVPDERAVVLVAGSVAAGFGTAVLLVTTVRPLRRPALDCVRTALTDVRLLHRRPARVLALWGGSAATPLLQGSVIATVGFSLGLPLSWAQVVLALLLASTAVGAVPAPGGIGPVDAALVFTMVAFGAPVGIAAATVIGYRVLTVWVPLLPGALVLSALVHRRVL, from the coding sequence GTGTCCCTGCTCCCGCTCGACCCCGTCCCCGTCCCCATCCCCCGGGCGCTCCCCACGCCCGCGCCCGCTCCGTCTCCCCCTCCCCCCGCGTCTCCCCCGCCGTCTCCCTCCCGCCTGCCCTCCGTCGGGCGGCCGGTCCGCTGGGTGCTGACGCTGTCTCCGCTGGTGCTGATCGCGGCGTGGGCGACGGCCGACTGGCACGCCGTCCGCGACGGAACCACGCGGCTGGCCTCCGCCGACCCCTGGTGGCTGCTGGCCGCGGTCCTGTTCACCTGCCTGGGCTGGGTGGCCGCCGCGTGCGCACGTCAGGGCGCCGTCGTGGACCGGCTGCCACCGGGACTGCTGCTCGCCTCTCAGTTCGCCGCCGGCGCCGCGAACCATGTGCTCCCGGCGAGCATCGGCGCCCACGCCGTCACCCTGCGCTTCCTCCAGGGCCGTGGCATACCCCTGGCCCGCGCCACCGCCTCACTCGCCCTGTACTCCCTGGTCAGACCGATCGCCAAGACGGTGGTGCTACTGGTCTTCGTGGTGGCCCACCCGGACCTGCTGCACCTGGGTGAACTGGTCCCGGACGAACGGGCCGTGGTCCTGGTCGCCGGGTCCGTCGCCGCCGGATTCGGCACGGCCGTCCTGCTCGTGACGACCGTACGTCCACTGCGCCGCCCGGCCCTCGACTGCGTGCGCACCGCCCTGACCGACGTACGGCTGCTGCACCGGCGGCCCGCCCGGGTCCTCGCTCTCTGGGGCGGGTCGGCGGCGACCCCGCTGCTGCAGGGCAGCGTGATCGCCACGGTCGGCTTCTCGCTCGGCCTGCCGCTGTCCTGGGCACAGGTGGTACTCGCCCTGCTCCTGGCCAGTACGGCGGTGGGGGCTGTGCCCGCACCCGGCGGGATCGGGCCCGTGGACGCGGCGCTGGTGTTCACCATGGTCGCGTTCGGCGCCCCCGTGGGGATCGCCGCGGCGACCGTCATCGGCTACCGCGTCCTGACGGTCTGGGTGCCGCTGCTGCCGGGCGCGCTCGTGCTGTCGGCCCTGGTGCACCGCAGGGTGCTGTGA
- a CDS encoding DoxX family protein: protein MTDELESVYWVVAGLLALFYLYGGGVKVVRSREGLLPMMAWVDSTPMPAVRTIGVIEILGAIGLILPPLTGIAPWLALAAAVGFVVLQIGATRVHLKRGDHRIALNITLLLTAAVTTWPATAWL, encoded by the coding sequence ATGACCGACGAACTCGAATCCGTCTACTGGGTCGTTGCCGGCCTGCTCGCCCTCTTCTACCTCTACGGGGGCGGGGTGAAGGTGGTCCGCAGCCGGGAGGGGCTCCTGCCGATGATGGCCTGGGTGGACAGCACACCCATGCCGGCCGTCCGGACCATCGGCGTGATCGAGATACTCGGCGCGATCGGGCTGATCCTCCCGCCGCTGACCGGTATCGCGCCCTGGCTGGCCCTGGCGGCGGCCGTCGGGTTCGTGGTCCTGCAGATCGGCGCCACGAGGGTTCACCTGAAGCGCGGAGACCACCGGATCGCCCTCAACATCACGCTCCTCCTCACCGCCGCCGTGACCACCTGGCCGGCCACGGCCTGGCTCTGA
- a CDS encoding TerD family protein: protein MGVSLSKGGNVSLSKEAPGLTAVLVGLGWDVRTTTGADYDLDASALLLDASGKVLSDQHFVFYNNLTSPDGSVEHTGDNLTGEGEGDDESIKVNLAGVPAEVAKIVFPVSIHDAAARGQSFGQVRGAFIRVVNQAGGAEIARYDLSEDAATETAMVFGELYRHGAEWKFRAVGQGYASGLAGIASDFGVSV, encoded by the coding sequence GTGGGAGTTTCCCTTTCCAAAGGCGGCAATGTCTCGCTCAGCAAGGAGGCACCCGGCCTGACCGCCGTACTGGTCGGCCTCGGCTGGGACGTGCGGACCACGACCGGTGCCGACTACGACCTCGACGCGTCCGCGCTGCTGCTCGACGCCTCCGGCAAAGTGCTCTCGGACCAGCACTTCGTCTTCTACAACAACCTGACCAGCCCGGACGGCTCGGTCGAGCACACCGGTGACAACCTCACCGGTGAGGGCGAGGGCGACGACGAGTCCATCAAGGTGAACCTCGCGGGGGTGCCGGCCGAGGTCGCGAAGATCGTCTTCCCCGTCTCCATCCATGACGCCGCAGCCCGCGGACAGAGCTTCGGGCAGGTCCGGGGGGCCTTCATCCGCGTCGTGAACCAGGCCGGCGGCGCCGAGATCGCCCGCTACGACCTGTCCGAGGACGCCGCCACCGAGACGGCGATGGTCTTCGGCGAGCTCTACCGCCACGGCGCCGAGTGGAAGTTCCGCGCCGTGGGCCAGGGATACGCGTCCGGCCTTGCGGGCATCGCCTCCGACTTCGGCGTCAGCGTCTGA
- a CDS encoding GTP-binding protein, producing the protein MAGSDPVILGTSAPDTVKILIAGGFGVGKTTMVGSVSEIVPLRTEEPLTAAGLGVDDLGGIPEKHATTVALDFGRITLSQELVLYLFGTPGQQRFWFMWNDLAIGALGAVVLVDVRRPESSFAAIDFFERRGIQFVVGVNGFHGEHPYSPEEIREALALPENAHVLLCDARDRDSCRDVLIALIDQLIATSARSNGSGQPGAPA; encoded by the coding sequence TTGGCCGGCTCTGACCCCGTCATCCTGGGGACCTCAGCACCCGACACGGTGAAGATCCTGATCGCCGGCGGGTTCGGCGTCGGCAAGACCACCATGGTCGGCTCGGTCAGCGAGATCGTGCCGCTGCGCACCGAGGAACCGCTCACCGCGGCCGGCCTGGGCGTCGACGACCTCGGCGGCATCCCGGAGAAGCACGCCACCACGGTGGCCCTGGACTTCGGCCGGATCACGCTCAGCCAGGAACTCGTGCTGTATCTGTTCGGCACGCCCGGGCAGCAGCGGTTCTGGTTCATGTGGAACGACCTGGCCATCGGCGCCCTGGGTGCCGTCGTGCTGGTCGACGTCCGCCGCCCGGAGTCAAGCTTCGCCGCCATCGACTTCTTCGAGCGGCGCGGCATCCAGTTCGTCGTCGGCGTCAACGGCTTCCACGGCGAGCATCCGTACTCGCCGGAGGAGATCCGGGAGGCCCTGGCCCTGCCGGAGAACGCGCATGTGCTGCTGTGCGACGCCCGGGACCGGGACTCGTGCCGGGACGTACTGATCGCGCTGATCGACCAGTTGATAGCGACCTCGGCCCGGAGCAACGGAAGCGGACAGCCCGGCGCCCCGGCCTGA
- a CDS encoding M56 family metallopeptidase: MGVFVFLPLVLPLTAWPIARLAEQRLDPRTATRLLTGLTVVMAVCSTVCLALLMVVGTAQLPGNPLPDAWSDPEVREAVPYDEIAGKLAIPALFAVLLACGRTLWRHRRVRRRAHLALAGLPGTEVAVLPDEVPYAYALPGGRRDRVVVTTGLLACLEPAERRALFAHERAHLAAWHHRFLLAAQLAARANPFLRPLRTAVSYTTERWADEEAARAVGSRRTVACAIGKAALASRGTPVPTLAGLAAPGPVPRRVAALLGPAPVPRNWPSVFTSVGLAAWGAAAGTAVSALASANSAVTMVLILYAATPL, translated from the coding sequence ATGGGGGTGTTCGTCTTTCTGCCGCTGGTCCTGCCGTTGACGGCGTGGCCGATCGCGCGCCTCGCCGAACAGCGGCTGGATCCGCGCACCGCCACCCGGCTGCTGACCGGCCTGACCGTGGTCATGGCGGTGTGCAGCACCGTGTGCCTCGCGCTGCTGATGGTGGTCGGCACGGCACAGCTGCCCGGCAACCCGCTGCCCGACGCCTGGTCGGATCCCGAGGTGCGCGAGGCGGTGCCGTACGACGAGATAGCCGGGAAACTGGCGATACCGGCGCTGTTCGCGGTACTCCTGGCCTGCGGTCGCACACTGTGGCGGCACAGGAGGGTGCGCCGCCGAGCCCACCTGGCGCTCGCCGGCCTGCCCGGCACCGAGGTGGCCGTACTGCCCGACGAGGTGCCGTACGCGTACGCCCTTCCCGGCGGCCGACGGGACCGCGTGGTGGTGACCACCGGGCTGCTTGCCTGCCTCGAACCGGCCGAGCGGCGGGCCCTGTTCGCCCACGAGCGGGCCCATCTCGCCGCCTGGCACCACCGGTTCCTGCTCGCCGCCCAACTCGCCGCGCGCGCCAACCCGTTCCTGCGCCCGCTGCGCACGGCCGTGTCCTACACGACCGAACGGTGGGCGGACGAGGAGGCCGCACGGGCGGTCGGCAGCCGCAGGACCGTGGCGTGCGCGATCGGCAAGGCGGCGCTGGCCTCCCGCGGCACCCCGGTGCCCACGCTCGCGGGTCTCGCCGCGCCGGGCCCGGTGCCGCGCCGGGTCGCCGCCCTGCTCGGCCCCGCGCCCGTGCCGCGCAACTGGCCTTCGGTGTTCACCTCGGTGGGCCTCGCGGCCTGGGGCGCGGCTGCCGGGACCGCGGTGTCCGCGCTGGCGTCGGCGAACTCCGCGGTGACGATGGTGCTCATCCTGTACGCGGCGACGCCGTTGTGA
- a CDS encoding LCP family protein, which produces MNVEFRRSERGRCGRRGSAECSCVRGRPGAAERRRGAPVGGRGQRRHAPPGSGTARSGRAAGPSRSARPARRTRLTRRGRILVWTAGVFAVLLLGSAGVGAWIYQDLNGNIGAADIDNKLGGDRPVNLSPGSKNILVVGSDSRDGANAKYGNDLTTMQSDTLMVMHVPANREWATVVSFPRDSWVRISACEKGGGTTSTAHHAKINEAFAIGGSSGEVAGAAACTIKTVEANTGLRIDHFMSVDFQGFKGMVNALDGIEVCPEQDIHDEKAHLDLEAGCQTVKDEEALGYVRARYSVGDGSDLGRIGRQQEFMEALAKKAQSKLTSPTSLYDFLQSATKSLTTDKDLAGIKPLYGLASEVKGIPSKRLTFLTVPNYPREADVAADKANVVWQYPQADDLFTSLAKDKEVDKKELQADSKDDLIYASGVRVQVLNGTGVSGRAAVVAAKLREAGFTVVGTGNAPETTKATTATYPQGMGEQAKVLASRLPDTRAAQGTDAVAGVVTLVVGTGLDPNGIL; this is translated from the coding sequence ATGAATGTAGAGTTTCGCCGTTCGGAACGCGGGAGATGCGGGAGACGCGGGAGCGCCGAGTGCTCGTGCGTCAGGGGCCGGCCGGGTGCGGCCGAGCGGAGGAGAGGGGCGCCTGTGGGCGGTAGGGGACAACGGCGGCACGCTCCGCCCGGAAGCGGGACGGCTCGGTCGGGGCGGGCGGCGGGTCCGTCGCGGTCGGCGCGTCCGGCGCGGCGGACGAGACTGACGCGACGGGGCCGGATCCTGGTGTGGACGGCCGGGGTGTTCGCGGTGCTCCTGCTCGGCTCCGCCGGGGTCGGTGCCTGGATATACCAGGACCTGAACGGCAACATCGGCGCCGCCGACATCGACAACAAACTCGGCGGGGACCGTCCCGTCAACCTCAGTCCGGGCTCGAAGAACATCCTGGTGGTCGGCTCGGACAGCCGTGACGGCGCCAACGCGAAGTACGGCAATGACCTGACCACCATGCAGTCGGACACCCTCATGGTGATGCACGTCCCGGCCAACCGTGAATGGGCGACGGTGGTGTCCTTCCCGCGCGACTCCTGGGTGCGGATATCCGCCTGCGAGAAGGGCGGCGGCACCACCTCCACCGCGCACCACGCCAAGATCAACGAGGCGTTCGCGATCGGCGGCAGCAGTGGCGAGGTGGCCGGCGCGGCAGCCTGCACCATCAAGACCGTCGAGGCGAACACCGGACTGCGCATCGACCACTTCATGTCCGTCGACTTCCAGGGCTTCAAGGGCATGGTCAACGCCCTGGACGGCATCGAGGTCTGTCCCGAGCAGGACATCCACGACGAGAAGGCGCACCTGGACCTGGAGGCCGGCTGCCAGACCGTCAAGGACGAGGAGGCGCTCGGCTACGTACGCGCCCGCTACAGCGTCGGCGACGGGTCCGACCTCGGACGCATCGGCCGTCAGCAGGAGTTCATGGAGGCGCTGGCCAAGAAGGCGCAGTCCAAGCTGACCAGCCCGACCTCGCTGTACGACTTCCTGCAGTCGGCCACCAAGTCCCTGACCACGGACAAGGATCTGGCCGGCATCAAGCCGCTGTACGGTCTGGCGTCCGAGGTGAAGGGCATTCCGAGCAAGAGGCTGACCTTCCTCACCGTGCCCAACTACCCGCGTGAGGCGGACGTGGCCGCCGACAAGGCCAACGTCGTGTGGCAGTACCCGCAGGCCGACGACCTGTTCACCTCCCTGGCCAAGGACAAGGAGGTCGACAAGAAGGAACTGCAGGCAGACTCCAAGGACGACTTGATCTACGCGTCCGGTGTCCGCGTCCAGGTCCTCAACGGCACCGGTGTCTCGGGGCGTGCCGCCGTCGTCGCCGCGAAACTGCGTGAGGCCGGCTTCACCGTCGTCGGCACGGGCAACGCCCCGGAGACGACCAAGGCCACCACGGCCACCTATCCGCAGGGGATGGGTGAGCAGGCGAAGGTGCTCGCGTCGCGGCTGCCCGACACACGGGCCGCGCAGGGGACGGACGCCGTCGCGGGTGTGGTGACCCTCGTGGTGGGAACCGGCCTCGACCCCAACGGCATACTGTGA
- a CDS encoding DUF742 domain-containing protein yields the protein MNGGDSAGRLVRPFTLTGGRTRPSRADFTLITSVTTVDPPPARAARPQPEHARILRLCAKPVVVAELAAQLDLPVSVVCIMLCDLLEAGRITARAPREISRTSDLDLLQKVRDGLGRL from the coding sequence GTGAACGGAGGCGATTCGGCGGGCCGTCTCGTCCGGCCGTTCACGCTGACCGGCGGCCGCACCCGGCCCAGCCGCGCCGACTTCACACTCATCACGTCGGTCACCACGGTGGACCCGCCGCCCGCCCGGGCCGCGAGACCGCAGCCCGAGCACGCGCGGATCCTGCGGCTGTGCGCGAAGCCGGTCGTGGTGGCGGAGCTCGCCGCGCAGCTCGACCTGCCGGTGAGCGTGGTCTGCATCATGCTCTGCGACCTACTGGAAGCGGGGCGGATCACCGCCCGGGCACCGCGTGAGATCTCCCGAACCTCCGACCTGGACCTGCTGCAGAAAGTGAGGGACGGCCTTGGCCGGCTCTGA
- a CDS encoding ion transporter translates to MTEDAATHLPGTRRFLAEHCRGVTEARWFAVAVFALIVANALVLGVETYAGVVHHWHGELKFVEHCFLAAFTVEVLLRAGAHADRPRDFFRDPWNLFDVAVVFSAFLPVVRENGTILRLLRLARVLRTARFLPQLRVFLVAVGRSLPGTLSFLIVGALLLYVYAMVGWVSFAASDPEHFGSLGRAVLTLFLLMTLDGLGDSVRAGLEISRWSIVYYASYVLLASFVLVNVLIGVVISSLDEARELEREEEQEQEQGNGQAYGQEQGEDEAGGPVGVLPAAPAPVSVSVSLPGGEAERELRERILSARRALDDLEASLRRFSEPPPHEAEGVPSPAGRT, encoded by the coding sequence ATGACCGAAGACGCGGCCACGCACTTACCGGGCACTCGCCGTTTCCTGGCCGAACACTGTCGCGGCGTCACCGAGGCCCGCTGGTTCGCCGTCGCGGTCTTCGCACTGATCGTCGCCAACGCGCTGGTCCTCGGCGTCGAGACCTACGCGGGAGTCGTCCACCACTGGCACGGGGAACTGAAGTTCGTCGAGCACTGCTTCCTGGCGGCCTTCACGGTGGAGGTGCTGCTGCGCGCGGGCGCCCACGCGGACCGTCCACGGGACTTCTTCCGCGACCCGTGGAACCTGTTCGACGTGGCCGTCGTGTTCTCCGCTTTCCTGCCCGTCGTCCGCGAGAACGGCACCATCCTGCGGCTGCTGCGCCTGGCCCGCGTCCTGCGCACGGCCAGGTTCCTGCCCCAACTGCGCGTCTTCCTCGTCGCCGTGGGCCGCAGCCTGCCCGGCACCCTGAGTTTCCTGATCGTCGGCGCCCTGCTGCTCTACGTCTACGCGATGGTGGGCTGGGTCTCCTTCGCCGCGAGCGACCCCGAACACTTCGGCTCCCTCGGCCGCGCTGTGCTCACCCTCTTCCTCCTGATGACCCTGGACGGCCTGGGCGACTCGGTCCGCGCGGGCCTGGAGATCTCCCGGTGGAGCATCGTCTACTACGCCTCCTACGTCCTCCTCGCCTCCTTCGTCCTCGTCAACGTGCTCATCGGGGTGGTCATCAGCTCCCTCGACGAGGCCCGCGAACTGGAGCGCGAGGAGGAGCAGGAGCAGGAGCAGGGGAACGGACAGGCGTACGGGCAGGAGCAGGGGGAGGACGAGGCGGGGGGACCGGTCGGCGTACTCCCTGCCGCGCCGGCGCCGGTATCGGTATCGGTGTCGTTGCCGGGAGGCGAGGCCGAACGCGAGCTGCGGGAGCGGATCTTGAGCGCGCGACGGGCCCTCGACGACCTCGAAGCGAGTCTGCGGCGCTTCTCCGAACCCCCACCGCATGAAGCGGAGGGGGTCCCCTCACCCGCGGGGCGCACCTGA
- a CDS encoding roadblock/LC7 domain-containing protein, which produces MTRPIPATHSQLDQLLTGLVDRVAEVNQAVVLSEDGLVVSRSTGFLRDDAERLAATASGLMSLSKGVSMDFRGGPVRQALIEMANSYLILTTAGPGAHLAVLTSKGADVGVVAYQMNMLVKKIGEHLSAAPRAGVATDNGE; this is translated from the coding sequence ATGACACGCCCCATCCCTGCCACTCACAGCCAGCTCGACCAGCTGCTCACCGGATTGGTGGACCGGGTCGCCGAGGTGAACCAAGCCGTCGTGCTCTCCGAGGACGGACTGGTCGTCAGCAGGTCCACGGGGTTCCTGCGGGACGACGCCGAGCGGCTGGCGGCGACCGCGTCCGGCCTGATGAGCCTCAGCAAGGGCGTCAGCATGGACTTCCGCGGCGGGCCCGTACGGCAGGCGCTCATCGAGATGGCCAACAGCTACCTGATCCTCACCACGGCCGGCCCCGGTGCCCACCTGGCCGTGCTCACCAGCAAGGGCGCGGACGTCGGAGTGGTCGCGTACCAGATGAACATGCTGGTGAAGAAGATCGGCGAGCATCTCAGCGCGGCCCCGAGGGCCGGCGTCGCCACCGACAACGGCGAGTGA
- a CDS encoding LysR family transcriptional regulator, whose product MELRTLRYFVAVAEELHFGRAATRLHMSQPPLSRAIQRLETEIGAALFDRSSAGVALTPVGALLLDEARDLLDRADRLRERVTAAAGSATLTVGILGDSTDPGAIRLAAAYRRRHPRVEVRIRETDLTDPTCGLRAGQVDIALTRGPFDETGLVVRELRADPVGALLRADDPLARRESLKQADLTGRRWFRFPEGTDPLWQSYWSGGEPREGPVVRAVQECQQAVLWNGTVGMTLLDHVPARGLTVVPLIDMPPSRVVVAWNQGDTNPVLRSFVRIAIAAYGAHCTGAG is encoded by the coding sequence ATGGAGCTACGCACGCTGCGCTACTTCGTGGCGGTCGCCGAGGAACTCCACTTCGGCCGGGCCGCCACCCGGCTCCACATGAGTCAGCCACCGCTGAGCCGGGCGATCCAGCGTCTGGAGACCGAGATCGGCGCCGCGCTGTTCGACCGGTCCTCCGCCGGTGTCGCGCTCACTCCGGTGGGGGCACTGCTGCTCGACGAGGCGCGCGACCTGCTCGACCGCGCCGACCGCCTTCGTGAACGTGTGACCGCGGCGGCCGGCTCCGCGACCCTCACCGTCGGCATCCTCGGGGACAGCACCGACCCGGGCGCGATCAGGCTGGCCGCCGCCTACCGCCGACGGCACCCGCGCGTGGAGGTGCGGATCCGCGAGACCGACCTCACCGATCCGACCTGCGGACTGCGTGCCGGACAGGTCGACATCGCCCTGACCCGCGGGCCGTTCGACGAGACCGGCCTGGTCGTGCGCGAACTGCGGGCCGACCCCGTGGGGGCGCTGCTGCGCGCCGACGATCCGCTCGCCCGCCGGGAGAGCCTGAAGCAGGCCGACCTGACCGGGCGCCGCTGGTTCCGGTTCCCGGAGGGCACCGACCCCCTCTGGCAGTCGTACTGGAGCGGCGGGGAGCCCCGCGAGGGGCCGGTGGTGCGAGCCGTCCAGGAATGTCAGCAGGCCGTTCTGTGGAACGGCACGGTCGGTATGACGCTCCTGGACCACGTACCGGCGCGGGGGCTCACGGTCGTGCCGCTGATCGACATGCCGCCGAGCCGTGTGGTGGTGGCCTGGAACCAGGGCGACACGAACCCCGTGCTCCGCTCCTTCGTCCGGATCGCGATCGCGGCCTACGGAGCACACTGCACGGGCGCCGGCTGA
- a CDS encoding RpiB/LacA/LacB family sugar-phosphate isomerase, which translates to MRISVSSDMDEPVARALVAELRERGHEVLAHGALRPAGDARWAVCSEAAARDVVAGRADQAVVCCWTGTGASIAANKVTGVRAALCTDAYTARGARRWNDANVLALGLRLTSEPLLKEILDAWFDSGPSTDADDRENVSHVTDLDRGAGTSTGSG; encoded by the coding sequence ATGCGGATCTCCGTCTCCTCGGACATGGACGAACCCGTGGCCCGCGCGCTGGTCGCGGAACTGCGCGAGCGCGGCCACGAGGTGCTGGCGCACGGGGCGTTGCGGCCCGCGGGCGACGCGCGGTGGGCGGTGTGTTCGGAGGCGGCGGCCCGTGACGTCGTCGCCGGGCGGGCGGACCAGGCTGTCGTGTGCTGCTGGACCGGCACGGGCGCGTCCATCGCCGCGAACAAGGTGACGGGCGTACGGGCCGCGCTGTGCACGGACGCCTACACGGCCCGGGGCGCCCGTCGCTGGAACGACGCCAACGTGCTGGCCCTCGGTCTGCGGCTGACCTCCGAACCGCTGCTGAAGGAGATCCTGGACGCCTGGTTCGACAGCGGGCCCAGCACGGACGCCGACGACCGCGAGAACGTGTCACATGTGACGGACCTCGACCGCGGCGCCGGCACCAGCACCGGCAGCGGCTGA
- a CDS encoding BlaI/MecI/CopY family transcriptional regulator, producing the protein MTDRRQRPPRRGQGELEAQILSALRTAEGPATAGRVQERLGGDLAYTTVITILTRLLAKGAVTRERIGRSFVWTPASDEAGLAARRMRRVLDGERDREAVLASFVTSLEPDDERLLRELLAHPDAEPAGEPAAEPAHPEAERED; encoded by the coding sequence GTGACGGACCGGCGGCAGCGCCCCCCGCGGCGGGGGCAGGGCGAGCTGGAGGCCCAGATCCTGTCGGCCCTGCGTACGGCGGAGGGTCCCGCGACGGCGGGCCGGGTGCAGGAGCGGCTCGGTGGTGACCTCGCCTATACGACGGTGATCACGATCCTGACCCGGTTGCTGGCCAAGGGTGCGGTGACCCGGGAGCGGATCGGCCGGTCCTTCGTGTGGACGCCGGCGTCGGACGAGGCGGGGCTGGCCGCGCGCCGGATGCGCAGGGTGCTGGACGGTGAGCGGGACCGGGAGGCCGTGCTGGCCAGTTTCGTGACGTCCCTGGAGCCGGACGACGAGCGGCTGCTGCGCGAACTGCTGGCCCACCCCGACGCGGAACCGGCCGGCGAACCGGCCGCGGAACCGGCCCACCCCGAGGCGGAGAGGGAAGACTGA